A stretch of Cygnus olor isolate bCygOlo1 chromosome 16, bCygOlo1.pri.v2, whole genome shotgun sequence DNA encodes these proteins:
- the HM13 gene encoding minor histocompatibility antigen H13 isoform X3 codes for MEEAAAQNGSAGPGASSPPARPPATPEGMALAYGSLVLMALLPIFFGALRSVSCAKSKNSSEMPETITSRDAARFPIVASCTLLGLYLFFKIFSQEYINLLLSMYFFVLGILALSHTISPMMNRFFPANFPNKQYQLLFTQGSGESKEEIVNYEFDTKDLVCLALSSVVGVWYLLRKHWIANNLFGLAFSLNGVELLHLNNVSTGCILLGGLFIYDVFWVFGTNVMVTVAKSFEAPIKLVFPQDLLEKGLEADNFAMLGLGDIVIPGIFIALLLRFDISLKKNTHTYFYTSFVAYIFGLGLTIFIMHIFKHAQPALLYLVPACIGFPLLVALAKGEVTEMFSYESSAEILPHTPRLTHFPTVSGSPASLADSMQQKLSCPRRRRQQSPSAM; via the exons atggaggaggcggcggcgcaGAACGGCAGCGCCGGGCCCGGGgcctcctccccccccgcccggccgcccgccaCCCCCGAGGGCATGGCGCTGGCCTACGGCAGCCTCGTTCTCATGGCGCTGCTGCCCATCTTCTTCGGGGCGCTGCGCTCCGTCAGCTGCGCCAAGAGCAAG aaCTCCTCGGAGATGCCGGAGACCATCACCAGCCGAGACGCTGCTCGATTTCCCATTGTTGCCAGTTGCACCCTTCTGGGGCTCTACCTCTTCTTTAAA ATATTCTCTCAAGAGTACATCAACCTCCTGCTGTCCATGTATTTCTTCGTGCTGGGGATCCTCGCCCTGTCCCACACCATCAG cCCCATGATGAACAGATTCTTCCCTGCAAACTTCCCCAATAAACAGTACCAGCTCCTCTTCACCCAGGGCTCCGGGGAGAGCAAGGAAG AAATAGTGAATTACGAGTTCGACACCAAGGACCTCGTATGTCTGGCCCTGAGCAGTGTTGTCGGGGTCTGGTACCTGCTGAGGAAG CACTGGATTGCCAACAATCTCTTTGGGCTGGCGTTTTCCCTCAACGGGGTGGAGCTGCTGCACTTGAACAATGTCAGCACCGGCTGCATCTTGCTTGGGGGCCTCTTCATCTACGACGTCTTCTGG GTCTTTGGCACCAACGTGATGGTGACGGTTGCCAAATCGTTCGAGGCTCCGATAAAAC TGGTTTTCCCTCAGGACCTGCTGGAGAAGGGTCTGGAGGCCGACAACTTCGCCATGCTGGGTCTGGGAGACATTGTCATTCCAG gGATCTTCATCGCCTTGCTGCTGCGCTTTGACATCAG cctgaaGAAGAACACGCACACGTATTTCTACACCAGCTTCGTGGCCTACATCTTCGGGCTGGGCCTGACCATATTCATCATGCACATCTTCAAGCACGCCCAG cctgctctgctgtaCCTGGTCCCCGCGTGCATCGGATTCCCGCTGCTTGTGGCCCTGGCAAAGGGAGAAGTAACTGAAATGTTCAG CTATGAGTCCTCTGCTGAAATCTTGCCGCACACGCCGCGACTTACCCACTTCCCCACCGTGTCCGGCTCGCCGGCCAGCCTTGCTGATTCCATGCAGCAGAAATTGTCCTGCCCCCGCCGACGCCGGCAGCAAAGCCCCAGTGCCATGTAG
- the HM13 gene encoding minor histocompatibility antigen H13 isoform X1 codes for MEEAAAQNGSAGPGASSPPARPPATPEGMALAYGSLVLMALLPIFFGALRSVSCAKSKNSSEMPETITSRDAARFPIVASCTLLGLYLFFKIFSQEYINLLLSMYFFVLGILALSHTISPMMNRFFPANFPNKQYQLLFTQGSGESKEEIVNYEFDTKDLVCLALSSVVGVWYLLRKHWIANNLFGLAFSLNGVELLHLNNVSTGCILLGGLFIYDVFWVFGTNVMVTVAKSFEAPIKLVFPQDLLEKGLEADNFAMLGLGDIVIPGIFIALLLRFDISLKKNTHTYFYTSFVAYIFGLGLTIFIMHIFKHAQPALLYLVPACIGFPLLVALAKGEVTEMFRWASAGVGAVLPTALERTKHADVPTPGHSWRDSYESSAEILPHTPRLTHFPTVSGSPASLADSMQQKLSCPRRRRQQSPSAM; via the exons atggaggaggcggcggcgcaGAACGGCAGCGCCGGGCCCGGGgcctcctccccccccgcccggccgcccgccaCCCCCGAGGGCATGGCGCTGGCCTACGGCAGCCTCGTTCTCATGGCGCTGCTGCCCATCTTCTTCGGGGCGCTGCGCTCCGTCAGCTGCGCCAAGAGCAAG aaCTCCTCGGAGATGCCGGAGACCATCACCAGCCGAGACGCTGCTCGATTTCCCATTGTTGCCAGTTGCACCCTTCTGGGGCTCTACCTCTTCTTTAAA ATATTCTCTCAAGAGTACATCAACCTCCTGCTGTCCATGTATTTCTTCGTGCTGGGGATCCTCGCCCTGTCCCACACCATCAG cCCCATGATGAACAGATTCTTCCCTGCAAACTTCCCCAATAAACAGTACCAGCTCCTCTTCACCCAGGGCTCCGGGGAGAGCAAGGAAG AAATAGTGAATTACGAGTTCGACACCAAGGACCTCGTATGTCTGGCCCTGAGCAGTGTTGTCGGGGTCTGGTACCTGCTGAGGAAG CACTGGATTGCCAACAATCTCTTTGGGCTGGCGTTTTCCCTCAACGGGGTGGAGCTGCTGCACTTGAACAATGTCAGCACCGGCTGCATCTTGCTTGGGGGCCTCTTCATCTACGACGTCTTCTGG GTCTTTGGCACCAACGTGATGGTGACGGTTGCCAAATCGTTCGAGGCTCCGATAAAAC TGGTTTTCCCTCAGGACCTGCTGGAGAAGGGTCTGGAGGCCGACAACTTCGCCATGCTGGGTCTGGGAGACATTGTCATTCCAG gGATCTTCATCGCCTTGCTGCTGCGCTTTGACATCAG cctgaaGAAGAACACGCACACGTATTTCTACACCAGCTTCGTGGCCTACATCTTCGGGCTGGGCCTGACCATATTCATCATGCACATCTTCAAGCACGCCCAG cctgctctgctgtaCCTGGTCCCCGCGTGCATCGGATTCCCGCTGCTTGTGGCCCTGGCAAAGGGAGAAGTAACTGAAATGTTCAGGTGGGCCTCGGCGGGGGTCGGAGCTGTTTTGCCCACGGCGCTGGAGCGCACGAAGCATGCAGATGTTCCCACGCCCGGGCACAGCTGGAGGGACAG CTATGAGTCCTCTGCTGAAATCTTGCCGCACACGCCGCGACTTACCCACTTCCCCACCGTGTCCGGCTCGCCGGCCAGCCTTGCTGATTCCATGCAGCAGAAATTGTCCTGCCCCCGCCGACGCCGGCAGCAAAGCCCCAGTGCCATGTAG
- the HM13 gene encoding minor histocompatibility antigen H13 isoform X2: MEEAAAQNGSAGPGASSPPARPPATPEGMALAYGSLVLMALLPIFFGALRSVSCAKSKNSSEMPETITSRDAARFPIVASCTLLGLYLFFKIFSQEYINLLLSMYFFVLGILALSHTISPMMNRFFPANFPNKQYQLLFTQGSGESKEEIVNYEFDTKDLVCLALSSVVGVWYLLRKHWIANNLFGLAFSLNGVELLHLNNVSTGCILLGGLFIYDVFWVFGTNVMVTVAKSFEAPIKLVFPQDLLEKGLEADNFAMLGLGDIVIPGIFIALLLRFDISLKKNTHTYFYTSFVAYIFGLGLTIFIMHIFKHAQPALLYLVPACIGFPLLVALAKGEVTEMFRWASAGVGAVLPTALERTKHADVPTPGHSWRDSYEESSTPKEAPGASKEEPTAADKKEK, encoded by the exons atggaggaggcggcggcgcaGAACGGCAGCGCCGGGCCCGGGgcctcctccccccccgcccggccgcccgccaCCCCCGAGGGCATGGCGCTGGCCTACGGCAGCCTCGTTCTCATGGCGCTGCTGCCCATCTTCTTCGGGGCGCTGCGCTCCGTCAGCTGCGCCAAGAGCAAG aaCTCCTCGGAGATGCCGGAGACCATCACCAGCCGAGACGCTGCTCGATTTCCCATTGTTGCCAGTTGCACCCTTCTGGGGCTCTACCTCTTCTTTAAA ATATTCTCTCAAGAGTACATCAACCTCCTGCTGTCCATGTATTTCTTCGTGCTGGGGATCCTCGCCCTGTCCCACACCATCAG cCCCATGATGAACAGATTCTTCCCTGCAAACTTCCCCAATAAACAGTACCAGCTCCTCTTCACCCAGGGCTCCGGGGAGAGCAAGGAAG AAATAGTGAATTACGAGTTCGACACCAAGGACCTCGTATGTCTGGCCCTGAGCAGTGTTGTCGGGGTCTGGTACCTGCTGAGGAAG CACTGGATTGCCAACAATCTCTTTGGGCTGGCGTTTTCCCTCAACGGGGTGGAGCTGCTGCACTTGAACAATGTCAGCACCGGCTGCATCTTGCTTGGGGGCCTCTTCATCTACGACGTCTTCTGG GTCTTTGGCACCAACGTGATGGTGACGGTTGCCAAATCGTTCGAGGCTCCGATAAAAC TGGTTTTCCCTCAGGACCTGCTGGAGAAGGGTCTGGAGGCCGACAACTTCGCCATGCTGGGTCTGGGAGACATTGTCATTCCAG gGATCTTCATCGCCTTGCTGCTGCGCTTTGACATCAG cctgaaGAAGAACACGCACACGTATTTCTACACCAGCTTCGTGGCCTACATCTTCGGGCTGGGCCTGACCATATTCATCATGCACATCTTCAAGCACGCCCAG cctgctctgctgtaCCTGGTCCCCGCGTGCATCGGATTCCCGCTGCTTGTGGCCCTGGCAAAGGGAGAAGTAACTGAAATGTTCAGGTGGGCCTCGGCGGGGGTCGGAGCTGTTTTGCCCACGGCGCTGGAGCGCACGAAGCATGCAGATGTTCCCACGCCCGGGCACAGCTGGAGGGACAG ctACGAGGAGAGCTCTACCCCCAAGGAGGCGCCGGGGGCCTCCAAAGAGGAGCCGACAGCAGCTGACAAGAAGGAGAAGTGA
- the HM13 gene encoding minor histocompatibility antigen H13 isoform X4, with translation MEEAAAQNGSAGPGASSPPARPPATPEGMALAYGSLVLMALLPIFFGALRSVSCAKSKNSSEMPETITSRDAARFPIVASCTLLGLYLFFKIFSQEYINLLLSMYFFVLGILALSHTISPMMNRFFPANFPNKQYQLLFTQGSGESKEEIVNYEFDTKDLVCLALSSVVGVWYLLRKHWIANNLFGLAFSLNGVELLHLNNVSTGCILLGGLFIYDVFWVFGTNVMVTVAKSFEAPIKLVFPQDLLEKGLEADNFAMLGLGDIVIPGIFIALLLRFDISLKKNTHTYFYTSFVAYIFGLGLTIFIMHIFKHAQPALLYLVPACIGFPLLVALAKGEVTEMFSYEESSTPKEAPGASKEEPTAADKKEK, from the exons atggaggaggcggcggcgcaGAACGGCAGCGCCGGGCCCGGGgcctcctccccccccgcccggccgcccgccaCCCCCGAGGGCATGGCGCTGGCCTACGGCAGCCTCGTTCTCATGGCGCTGCTGCCCATCTTCTTCGGGGCGCTGCGCTCCGTCAGCTGCGCCAAGAGCAAG aaCTCCTCGGAGATGCCGGAGACCATCACCAGCCGAGACGCTGCTCGATTTCCCATTGTTGCCAGTTGCACCCTTCTGGGGCTCTACCTCTTCTTTAAA ATATTCTCTCAAGAGTACATCAACCTCCTGCTGTCCATGTATTTCTTCGTGCTGGGGATCCTCGCCCTGTCCCACACCATCAG cCCCATGATGAACAGATTCTTCCCTGCAAACTTCCCCAATAAACAGTACCAGCTCCTCTTCACCCAGGGCTCCGGGGAGAGCAAGGAAG AAATAGTGAATTACGAGTTCGACACCAAGGACCTCGTATGTCTGGCCCTGAGCAGTGTTGTCGGGGTCTGGTACCTGCTGAGGAAG CACTGGATTGCCAACAATCTCTTTGGGCTGGCGTTTTCCCTCAACGGGGTGGAGCTGCTGCACTTGAACAATGTCAGCACCGGCTGCATCTTGCTTGGGGGCCTCTTCATCTACGACGTCTTCTGG GTCTTTGGCACCAACGTGATGGTGACGGTTGCCAAATCGTTCGAGGCTCCGATAAAAC TGGTTTTCCCTCAGGACCTGCTGGAGAAGGGTCTGGAGGCCGACAACTTCGCCATGCTGGGTCTGGGAGACATTGTCATTCCAG gGATCTTCATCGCCTTGCTGCTGCGCTTTGACATCAG cctgaaGAAGAACACGCACACGTATTTCTACACCAGCTTCGTGGCCTACATCTTCGGGCTGGGCCTGACCATATTCATCATGCACATCTTCAAGCACGCCCAG cctgctctgctgtaCCTGGTCCCCGCGTGCATCGGATTCCCGCTGCTTGTGGCCCTGGCAAAGGGAGAAGTAACTGAAATGTTCAG ctACGAGGAGAGCTCTACCCCCAAGGAGGCGCCGGGGGCCTCCAAAGAGGAGCCGACAGCAGCTGACAAGAAGGAGAAGTGA
- the LOC121079275 gene encoding bactericidal permeability-increasing protein-like, which yields MTETGPAMGPRPPRRGTPPPACHAPRSRSCPRAEEGLSAPSRPPSGAAPVLLCLLLLLAACSPATGSSPGIKGRVTQRALEYGRHFGLELLRSLLQKEHELNLQGSYRPPFLGELQYTVPRIHIHELQMNDSSVDFAEDVGVRLAVQRARIQLSADWGAQLGTFQDSGVVRLRVGDLAVAVVLGLSVDEGGRPAVWAAGCDARGTDLHVEFHRGQSWLYNLLVPLLQRTLRQQLNKQLCVELEKSISRLEASLKRMRVSPQLDPFAAIDLSLLGRPAITAEHGDVSLKGEFFGVDRRWQSPFSPKPVGLPEAREPMLLLAVTEFVANSAAFVYFTAGALRRNFSGEALPRRFPLQLRTKSLGVFSPQLQEHFPDLPMELHLSARQQPLLSCHPDALHGTLFGSAEAFVVLPNATRVPAFLLDIDANVTGKPTITGNRLGGTVRLTSLSVAQVTSHVGPLQVKKLENVLKFGLWLFGVPWANKRLRSGVALPTPHGLSLVHPRLSLHEGFMLLATDLRYEP from the exons ATGACGGAAACGGGACCCGCGATGGGACCGCGTCCCCCGCGCCGGGGGACACCGCCACCCGCCTGCCACG cccccagGTCACgcagctgccccagggctgAGGAGGGGCTCTCGGCCCCCAGCCGCCCACCGAGCGGTGCAGCCCcggtgctgctctgcctcctgctcctgctggccgCCTGCTCGCCTGCCACCGGCTCCAGCCCCGGCATCAAGGGCCGGGTGACCCAGAGGGCCCTGGAGTACG gccgGCACTttgggctggagctgctccgGTCgctgctgcagaaggagcaCGAGCTGAACCTGCAGGGCTCCTACCGGCCCCCCTTCCTGGGGGAGCTCCAGTACACCGTGCCCCG GATCCACATCCACGAGCTGCAGATGAACGACTCCTCCGTGGACTTCGCCGAGGACGTGGGCGTGCGGCTGGCGGTGCAGCGCGCCCGCATCCAGCTCAGCGCCGACTGGGGAGCGCAGCTGGGCACCTT CCAGGACAGCGGCGTGGTGAGGCTGCGCGTGGGCGACCTGGCCGTGgcggtggtgctggggctgagcgTGGACGAGGGCGGCCGCCCCGCCGTGTGGGCCGCCGGCTGCGATGCCCGCGGCACCGACCTGCACGTGGAGTTTCACCGGGGACAGAG CTGGCTCTACAACCTCCTGGTGCCGCTGCTCCAGAGAACCCTGCGGCAGCAGCTGAACAAGCAG CTCTGCGTCGAGCTTGAGAAGAGCATCAGCAGGCTGGAGGCCTCCCTGAAGCGCATGCgag TGTCCCCCCAGCTCGACCCCTTCGCTGCCATCGACCTCTCCTTGCTGGGCCGCCCGGCGATCACAGCGGAGCACGGGGACGTCAGCCTCAAG GGCGAGTTCTTTGGGGTGGACCGGCGCTGGCAGAGCCCCTTCTCGCCCAAGCCGGTGGGGCTGCCCGAGGCGCGCGAgcccatgctgctgctggccgTCACCGAGTTCGTCGCCAACTCCGCCGCCTTCGTGTACTTCACGGCCGGGGCCCTGCGCAGGAACTTCTCCGGCGAGGCG ctccCGCGGCGCTTCCCCCTCCAGCTGAGGACCAAGAGCTTGGGGGTCTTCTCCCCGCAG ctgcaggagcacttCCCCGACCTGCCCATGGAGCTGCACCTCTCGGCccgccagcagcccctgctctcctgccaCCCCGACGCCCTGCACGGGACCCTCTTCGGCTCCGCCGAGGCCTTCGTGGTGCTGCCCAACGCCACCCGCgtgcctgccttcctgctggACATC GACGCCAACGTGACGGGGAAGCCGACCATCACTGGGAACAGGCTGGGGGGCACCGTGCGGCTGACGAG cctcagcGTGGCGCAGGTGACCTCGCACGTGGGCCCGCTGCAG GTGAAGAAGCTGGAGAACGTGCTGAAGTTCGGGCTGTGGCTTTTTGGGGTGCCCTGGGCAAACA AGCGGCTCCGTTCCGGCGTCGCGCTGCCCACCCCCCACGGCCTCAGCCTGGTGCACCCACGCCTCTCGCTGCACGAG GGCTTCATGCTCCTCGCCACGGACCTGCGGTACGAGCCCTGA
- the ID1 gene encoding DNA-binding protein inhibitor ID-1, translated as MKVAAVAPSPLPAGPGGALKAVRPGEAARCGPGPGPGAIAAEQAAAALLYDMKGCYSRLRALVPTLPRHRRVSKVELLQHVIDYIWDLQLALQPGPPRPPAAAEPPEAPCMPAADRILCR; from the exons ATGAAGGTCGCCGCCGTCGCCCCGTCGCCGCTGCCCGCCGGTCCCGGCGGGGCGCTGAAGGCGGTGCGGCCCGGGGAGGCCGCCCgctgcgggccggggccgggcccgggggcgATCGCGGCGGAGCAGGCGGCGGCCGCGCTGCTGTACGACATGAAGGGCTGCTACTCGCGGCTGCGGGCGCTGGTGCCCACCCTGCCGCGGCACCGGCGGGTCTCCAaggtggagctgctgcagcatgtCATCGACTACATCTGGGACCTGCAGCTCGCGCTGCAGcccgggcccccccggccccccgccgccgccgagccccccgAG GCTCCGTGCATGCCCGCTGCCGACCGCATCCTGTGCCGCTGA